CATGGAGAACCATGGACTCGTCGCTGGAGGCCATAACTTCAGGCCCACCCGTCTGGACCGCTTCAGGCACCGCTATTACTGCAAGAGCTACTTTGACCCCACTGCCGGCTATAACTGCGTCGGCTGTGGAAGATGCGACGAGTTCTGCCCGGCGAAGATAGAGCACGTTAAGGTTCTTGAGGAGGTAAGGGGGTCCCTGCAATGAGCGAGAACCCGTACCAGACGTATGACGCAAGGATTCTCGAAGTGAAGGACTTAACGTCGAGGGAGAAGCTCTTCACACTGCGCTTCCTCGACCCCGAGGTTGAGGCCAAGTTCGACTTCAAGCCGGGACAGTTCATCATCGTCGACATCCGCGGCTTCGGAGAGTTCCCGATAAGCATCTGCTCCTCACCCACGAGGAAGGGCTACTTCCAGCTCTGCATCAGAAAGGTCGGCAGGATGACCAAGTTCGTCCACAAGATGAAGGAAGGGGACGTCGTGGGGATCCGCGGGCCCTACGGAAACGGATTCCCCATGGAGAAGATGGAGGGCTCAAACCTAATCCTTGTCGCGGGCGGTCTCGGAATGGCACCCCTACGCTCGGTGCTCTGGTACGCCATCGACACCGGCAAGTACGAAAACGTCTGGCTGCTCTACGGAACCAAGGCCTACGAGGACATACTCTTCCGGGACGAGATAATACACCTCTTGAAGCATGGCGAGGCCATGAACTGC
The Thermococcus radiotolerans genome window above contains:
- the shyC gene encoding NAD(P)-dependent hydrogenase/sulfhydrogenase 2 subunit gamma, translating into MSENPYQTYDARILEVKDLTSREKLFTLRFLDPEVEAKFDFKPGQFIIVDIRGFGEFPISICSSPTRKGYFQLCIRKVGRMTKFVHKMKEGDVVGIRGPYGNGFPMEKMEGSNLILVAGGLGMAPLRSVLWYAIDTGKYENVWLLYGTKAYEDILFRDEIIHLLKHGEAMNCSVKLAYEVESPSCIYLEQGFSDRVCKGVVTDLFRGEEFDVENTYALICGPPVMYKFVIRELLDRKLSPGRIYMTLERRMRCGVGKCGHCVVGTSVSMKYICQDGPVFTYWDALSTRGLI